From Triticum urartu cultivar G1812 chromosome 2, Tu2.1, whole genome shotgun sequence, a single genomic window includes:
- the LOC125537228 gene encoding uncharacterized protein LOC125537228, which produces MELRSRRCPSEQLDGGPDRISVLPDDLLLLILARLGCAGAAARTGVLSRRWRGLWPRLRQIVFRDVPYASLEAALGGVSRPPPPVSLLEFRIPDKRLPGHRRPDSAGINSLLLAAAGLEPESLVVALPSHLIGCTLVLDLPYFHRASSIVLDICSILSVPAGVEFPALETLSLSCFLPDLDSFIPCCPRLRTLRLGSLLLGVLCLNSVSLQELVVDREAGLTDHISIVAPVLRQLTMSFISSNPSISVSAPMLEKVSWRCCYNDGSIVFGFWLLEEVLLRTAETQGQLSAAHSFWRRRSLIFHGEADTITQDIEKHMIAEFSILELHLRTSGHMFGALAFHLLGSNRICTTMQKLKVILQRSAVKERCSPDCPCESSGWRVQTISLTALEEVEINGFEGDNHELDFLKLVLRCAPMLKRMIVKLSDKASASSYRRTKLYNIFRANSPVEFYVYLSSGLMHGSQNRLST; this is translated from the exons ATGGAGCTGAGATCTCGGCGATGCCCGTCCGAGCAGCTAGACGGCGGACCGGACCGCATCAGCGTCCTCCCCGACGACCTGCTCCTCCTCATCCTCGCCCGACTCGGATgcgccggcgccgccgcgcgcACCGGCGTCCTCTCCCGCCGGTGGCGCGGCCTCTGGCCCCGCCTCCGCCAGATCGTGTTCCGCGACGTCCCCTACGCTTCGCTCGAAGCGGCGCTCGGCGGCGTCTCTCGCCCCCCTCCCCCGGTTTCCCTCCTCGAATTCCGCATCCCCGACAAGCGCCTCCCTGGGCATCGCAGGCCCGACTCCGCCGGCATCAACTCGCTGCTGCTCGCCGCAGCGGGGCTTGAGCCGGAGTCGCTCGTCGTGGCTCTCCCCTCGCACTTAATAGGCTGTACCCTCGTCCTCGACCTGCCTTACTTCCACCGCGCCTCCTCCATCGTGCTGGACATTTGTTCCATCCTCAGCGTGCCTGCCGGCGTCGAGTTCCCCGCGCTCGAGACGCTGTCTTTGTCGTGCTTCCTTCCCGACCTTGACTCCTTCATCCCCTGCTGCCCGCGCTTGCGCACGCTCCGGCTTGGCAGCCTCCTTTTGGGCGTCCTGTGCCTCAACTCTGTGTCGCTGCAGGAGCTTGTGGTGGATCGCGAGGCAGGATTGACAGACCATATCAGCATCGTTGCCCCCGTGCTCAGGCAATTGACCATGTCCTTCATATCCTCGAACCCCAGCATCTCCGTCTCGGCACCAATGCTGGAGAAGGTCTCATGGCGCTGCTGCTATAACGACGGCTCTATTGTGTTTGGTTTTTGGCTACTGGAGGAGGTGTTACTACGGACAGCAGAGACACAAGGACAACTCTCCGCTGCACATTCATTTTGGCGCCGT AGATCGTTGATTTTTCATGGTGAAGCGGATACCATTACTCAGGATATAGAAAAGCATATGATTGCTGAGTTTTCTATTTTGGAACTACATCTCCGAACAAGTGGACATATGTTTGGAGCACTCGCGTTTCATCTCCTAGGGAGTAATCGAATTTGTACTACTATGCAGAAGCTTAAGGTCATCCTACAGAGATCAGCG GTGAAAGAAAGATGCTCACCAGATTGTCCATGTGAGTCCTCGGGCTGGAGAGTCCAAACTATCTCCTTGACTGCTCTCGAAGAAGTGGAGATCAACGGCTTTGAAGGAGACAATCATGAGCTTGATTTCTTGAAACTGGTACTCAGATGTGCGCCAATGCTTAAAAGAATGATTGTGAAGCTGTCAGATAAGGCCTCAGCAAGTAGCTATAGACGCACAAAACTATACAACATCTTCAGGGCCAATTCACCTGTGGAATTCTATGTCTATCTTAGCTCCG GGTTAATGCATGGTAGCCAAAATCGCCTGTCTACATGA